The Candidatus Omnitrophota bacterium nucleotide sequence TAAAGAGCATAAAAGAGAATCTCTCTTTTCAAAATATCCTTGGTTTAATTTATAGAAGTGACGGAGAGGTAAAGATAAATCCTCCGCGTCCACTGATTAAAGACTTAGACTCTCTACCCTGGCCATTGAGGGAAAGCTTACCGATGGAAGTTTACATTGATGCTCCCGGAGAGATGCCTTTACCCTCAGTGCAGATGTGGTCAAGCAGAGGCTGTATTTTTAAGTGTCTGTTCTGTCTCTGGCCATCACTGATGTATCAGGGAAATATTTTTCGGACAAGAAACCCTATAAAAGTTGTGGAGGAGATGGAATATTTAGTTAAAGAAATGGGATTTAGGTCTATTTATTTTGATGATGATACTTTTAATATTGGTAAAGAGAGAGTATTAGAAATTTGTAACCAGATAAAAAAACGCAAGCTTAACATTCCCTGGGCGATTATGGCCAGACCTGACCTTATGGATAAAGAAGAACTTTTCGCTTTAAAGAAATCCGGCGTATGGGCAATAAAGTATGGTGTAGAATCAGGAGAGCAAAAATTATTAGACAAGATTGGTAAGAATATGAATCTCCAAAAAGCGATAGAGATGATTCGTTTGACTAAAAAATTGGGGATAAAATCTCATCTTACCTTTATGTTTGGTCTGCCTGGAGAAACAATTGAGTCAGTTAAAAAAACAATTGAGCTTGCTGTTGAATTAGCTCCTTTTTCTCTTCAATTCTCCTTAGTTACTCCTTTCCCAGGAACCATTCTTTTTGAAGGCTGTGAACGCGCTGGAAAGATTATTTCCTATGATTGGAGAGAATATGACGGGAATTATAATTGCGTGATAAATACGGAAAATTTAACTTATAGAAAGATTGAAGAATTTAAGAACCTTGCTTTGCAAATCTGGAGAGATTATCAAAAAGGCATTCTAAGCTATGCGGAAGCTCATAAAGTCTTATCAAAGGCTTAAAGAAGTCTTTACTGATAACCCCTTTCCTGAAGCTATATTCAAAGTCTTTAGATATTTTAGCCCTTCAATGCTAAAAGATAAATATTTTTGTCTTAAAGGAATAAAAAGTAAATATTTTGCTTTCTCGGGTCCGTTTTCGGTTCAAATAGATTTGACTGATGAATGCAATAACCGTTGTCTTGCCTGCTGGTGCAATTCTCCTTTACTGGGAGAAAACAATAAAAATAAGGATTCCCTTGCCTTTCCTTTAGTAATTAATCTTCTTGAAGAATTGGAATACTTAAGGACAAGAGAAATTGTTCTCTCTGGTGGAGGGGAGCCATTTTTATATCCAGAGGTTCTTAGAGTATTAGAAAGAATTAAACAAAAAGAAATTATCTGCCACATCAATACAAATTTTGCTTTATTAAATAAAAAAATC carries:
- a CDS encoding radical SAM protein, which translates into the protein KSIKENLSFQNILGLIYRSDGEVKINPPRPLIKDLDSLPWPLRESLPMEVYIDAPGEMPLPSVQMWSSRGCIFKCLFCLWPSLMYQGNIFRTRNPIKVVEEMEYLVKEMGFRSIYFDDDTFNIGKERVLEICNQIKKRKLNIPWAIMARPDLMDKEELFALKKSGVWAIKYGVESGEQKLLDKIGKNMNLQKAIEMIRLTKKLGIKSHLTFMFGLPGETIESVKKTIELAVELAPFSLQFSLVTPFPGTILFEGCERAGKIISYDWREYDGNYNCVINTENLTYRKIEEFKNLALQIWRDYQKGILSYAEAHKVLSKA